Below is a genomic region from Pedobacter cryoconitis.
TTGCTGCATTGGACTGGATCAATCAGTGGGAGCACCGCCCGGACGTGATCCATTGTCATGATCATCATACTGGCCTGGTTCCATTTATGACAGGCAATTGTGAGAAGTATAAAGACCTCAGAAATATTCCGACTATATTAACTATTCACAATGCGCAATACCAGGGGCAATTTGGATGGGATAAGTTAGCTTATCTGCCAGCTTTTGATCTTTGGAGATCGGGCTTATTGGAATGGAAAAAAGATATTAATCCACTCGCTTCAGCTATTAAATGTGCGTGGCGGGTAACAACGGTTTCTCCAAGTTATTTAGAAGAAATCAGTTATAATGCGAATGGACTGGAAAGTCTTTTAGCTAGTGAAAGGGGAAAATCTGCCGGGATTCTGAATGGTATAGACAATGAGGTATGGGATCCGCAGAAGGATCCTATGTTAACTAAAAATTACACAATAAGGACGGTAGAAAGTGGAAAGAAGGCAAACAAAGCGGCCTTATGTGATGTTTTTAATTTAGATCCGGCAAAACCACTGTTCACTTTTATTGGCAGGCTGGTAGGAGAGAAGGGGGCAGATTTATTACCTGCAATTTTCCATAATTCTTTAGCGCATAGCTATGGGAATATCAATATTCTTGTACTGGGGTCTGGTGATCCAGAGGTGGAGGGAAAATTGATGGAGTTAAAGGAATGGTTCCCCGGAAATTATAATGCTTATATCGGTTACAATGAAACGTTATCGCACCAGATTTATGCAGGAGCAGACTTCTTATTGATGCCTTCGAGGGTAGAGCCTTGCGGGTTAAATCAGATGTATGCCTTGCGTTATGGCACGGTACCGATTGTAAGAAGAATAGGCGGTTTGAAAGATACGGTGGTGGATATAGGTGATGGTGGGTTTGGTATTTGCCATGACCAAACAAGTATAGAGGATGTTGGACACGCGATTGGAAGAGCTTATGATCTTTACCAGAATAAAAAACAGGTAAAGGAGATTTTAAAGTTCACCATGCAGCTGGATCACTCCTGGGATAAGGCAGCCCAACAATATATAGATCTGTACCAAATGTAATTTATCATATGACTGAAAAAGTACTAGGAGTTATCCTTGGCGGTGGCCAGGGCTCCAGATTATCACCGCTTACGCAGACCCGTTCCAAGCCCGCAGTTCCGATTGCAGGAAAATATCGTTTGGTAGACATTCCTATTTCTAATTGTCTGAATTCTGGTATTCACCGCATGTTTGTACTCACTCAGTTTAATTCGGCATCTTTAAATAAGCACATTAAAAATACATACCATTTTAGCCACTTCAGTGATGCTTTTGTGGATATTCTTGCGGCAGAGCAAACGCCTGATAATCCAACGTGGTTTCAGGGAACGGCTGATGCTGTGCGCCAGACGATGCACCATTTGTTACAGCATGATTTTGAGTATGTGCTGATCTTATCAGGTGATCAGTTGTATCAGATGGATTTTAACGAGATGTTATTGGCGCATGAGGAGAGCGGGGCTGAGGTTACTTTAGCAACGATCCCGAGTACGGCTAAGGATGCAACGAGTTTCGGGATCTTAAAGGCGAATGAAGAAAATATAATTACTTCTTTTATTGAGAAACCGAGTGCTGATTTATTGGTAGACTGGGCTTCGGATACCGGGCCGGAAATGCAGGCTGAGGGCCGTAATTACCTGGCTTCAATGGGTATCTATATTTTTAACCGGGATTTACTGGTGAGGATATTTGCTGAGAATCCTGACGAGAAGGATTTCGGGAAGGAAATTATCCCACGTGTTTTACAGACACAGCGTGTACTGAGTTTTCAGTATGAGGGGTATTGGACGGATATTGGTAATATCTGCTCTTTCTTTGAGGCAAATTTAGGGTTGACGGATGATATTCCCAAGTTCAATTTGTTTGATAGTAATCAGAGCATTTTCACCAGGCCAAGGATGTTGCCACCTACGAAGATTTTAAGTACTTCGTTAGTGAAAGCGGTTATTGCGGAGGGTTGTATTTTAAATGCGGACCTGATTAAGCATTCTGTGATTGGTATCAGGTCAAGGATTGGCAATGGTACGTCTGTAGAGAATACTTATATTATGGGTAGTGACCGGTATCAGACGCTTGCGGAGATTGCGGAGGAAAATGCTGCGGGAAGACCGCTGATTGGAATCGGGGACAGGTGCAAGATTTTTAACGCGATCGTTGATAAGAATTGCAGGATTGGAAACGATGTTGTGATCAATGGGGGGATTCATTTAGAGGATGGAGACTTTGAGTGTTATGCGGTTAAGGATGGTATTGTGGTTGTGAAGAAGGATGCAGTAATTACTGATGGAACGGTGATTGGGTAGGGGTTTTTCCTGAAGGTCAATAAAAAAAGGTTGAGCAGTTTTCTGGCTTGCGTTCCCTGAAGAGGGATCCGAGGCTCAGAAAATTGCTCAACCTTTTTTTATTGATCCGGATTTTAAACCCTTCCCGATAACTGTTAGATTAGTATTACAAGGCCATTGCTTATTCCACAACCTTGTGGTTGTTGGTTAGGAGGTGAATTTGGATGCCATTAGATGTTGTTAAGGATTGCTATTAGATGTTCGTTATGGATTACTATTAGGTGTTTGTTATGGATATGATTCCTTAATAATTATAGTTAGATAGCGCTTAGATTACGATTTTAGTGTTGTTCCGGGTAGGGTGCCCTGTACAGATCAGCACTCTTCCGGCTGCGATTTCTTCATCGGTTAAAACTTCATTATAGTCCATTCTGACGCCGCCCTCAGTGCAGGAGGCTACGCAGGAGCTGCATATTCCGGCTCCGCAGCTGTAGGGTACGTTGATGTTATGAGCGAGAGCTACTTCCAGGATTCTTTTATACCAGGGTACTTCTAGTTGG
It encodes:
- a CDS encoding glycogen synthase; this translates as MEIIHLSAECYPIAKVGGLGDVVGALPKYQTKLGHYAKVVMPAYNNSFLLQNEFEVVYDSWGNLGTRHFPVRIFREKTNKLGFDLYLVHIAGLTDRDKVYGYEDDTERFLAYQIAALDWINQWEHRPDVIHCHDHHTGLVPFMTGNCEKYKDLRNIPTILTIHNAQYQGQFGWDKLAYLPAFDLWRSGLLEWKKDINPLASAIKCAWRVTTVSPSYLEEISYNANGLESLLASERGKSAGILNGIDNEVWDPQKDPMLTKNYTIRTVESGKKANKAALCDVFNLDPAKPLFTFIGRLVGEKGADLLPAIFHNSLAHSYGNINILVLGSGDPEVEGKLMELKEWFPGNYNAYIGYNETLSHQIYAGADFLLMPSRVEPCGLNQMYALRYGTVPIVRRIGGLKDTVVDIGDGGFGICHDQTSIEDVGHAIGRAYDLYQNKKQVKEILKFTMQLDHSWDKAAQQYIDLYQM
- a CDS encoding glucose-1-phosphate adenylyltransferase is translated as MTEKVLGVILGGGQGSRLSPLTQTRSKPAVPIAGKYRLVDIPISNCLNSGIHRMFVLTQFNSASLNKHIKNTYHFSHFSDAFVDILAAEQTPDNPTWFQGTADAVRQTMHHLLQHDFEYVLILSGDQLYQMDFNEMLLAHEESGAEVTLATIPSTAKDATSFGILKANEENIITSFIEKPSADLLVDWASDTGPEMQAEGRNYLASMGIYIFNRDLLVRIFAENPDEKDFGKEIIPRVLQTQRVLSFQYEGYWTDIGNICSFFEANLGLTDDIPKFNLFDSNQSIFTRPRMLPPTKILSTSLVKAVIAEGCILNADLIKHSVIGIRSRIGNGTSVENTYIMGSDRYQTLAEIAEENAAGRPLIGIGDRCKIFNAIVDKNCRIGNDVVINGGIHLEDGDFECYAVKDGIVVVKKDAVITDGTVIG